The genomic window AGTTAGTCAAAGAGACAGAGGCTCTCCTCATCTGGCTTGTCAAATTATACTTTTCTTCTTCTGGTAATTGCCTGGACAGTTCATATATTTTCTTCCTGAAATCACGAGCCATCTTATAAACTTCTAAATCTTCAAATGTCTTATATTCCATTTACCGCCCTCCAGTTACCAATTACCAGTTACCAGTTAAAATGCTACTTCCATTCCAGCATAAAGCATCCTGCCTGTGTAAGGTGCGTACATAAATGCCGCATCATCCGGATGCTTCTCATCCTGTACCTCATCAAATAGATTCTTAGCACCTACAAAGGTAGTAAGTCCATAATCTGAGAAACTCCTGGATATCTTAGTATTGACTACTACAAATGGGTCTGTATACTTGATCTTGCTTTCAGCAGCTTCCACATCTTCATCCTTGCAATAGTCGATATACATCCTACCGGTGTAGTTGCAGTCTAATACAAGGTCCCAGTCTTGCGGGCTGTAGTCCAGTTTGAGACCTGCGGTAATCTTTGGAACGCGAGGGATATATTTACTGTCAGAGGCATATTTACCTCCATGAGCATTCACCCAATCCTCTCGTTCCTTCTTATATTGGGCGTCGGTATAAGCCAGATTGCAATCAAGATCGAGGTTTTCGGCTAAGCGAGTTACCAATCCCAATTCTATACCCTGGGTATAGGCATCACCTATATTTTTCCATTCATAGGTATAGCCTAACTCTGAAGCCTTATCACTGGCATCAGTAAAACCAATCTTATCCTTAAGGTTGGTGCGAAAGATATTGGCAGATAATGAATATTTCTCTGCCGCATAATCTACACCAAAATTTAGGCTTACCGATTTTTCAGGTTTCAACCCTGCACCTTTATAAACTCTTGGTGAGCCGCTGCAAAGATGCAAATCCTCACTGAAACCATACGGAACACGGAAACCTGTGCCAAGACTTGTGCGGACGGTAATATGAGAATTTGGGCGATACATTAACGCCGCTCTGGGACTAAAGGCAGTTTCGTCATACTCAAGCTTAATTCTGTCTTTGGGAGCGGCATCCCCTGAGCCGCCAAAATCATCCTCTGAATCATGCTTGTCATACCTTGCTCCTACTACCAGCTCCAGAGTATCATTTAGAGATACCTCATCCTGGAGATAAATCCCTATCTCATCCGCACTCTTTTTGCTTGTGGAGAGATAGGTACTTCCAGTAGCTGGTTCTGGGCCTACCAGATTCACATACTTGCCTTCCTCCTCCAGCTCATTTTTGCTGTATTGAACTCCTGCTAACAGGCGATGTTTTTCTCCTGACAGCCATGTATAGTTCAAATCCAGCACATAAAGTTTTTCATCAGCCAGATACGGTCGCATTTCATTTACCGGAGCGACTGACTCATCAATGGTTGTGGTAGATGTATTATCAGGATGAGTATCCCTATAATCAACCACGAATGAATCATTGGTGGCATTGCGGTGATGGGTGCAGTAGCTGAGGTTAAGATTTACCATTCGGTCTTCTGCAAGATTCTTTCTGTAGCCAATTCCTGCCTCATATCGGGTAGTCTTAATATTCTCTGCTGATTCTGCATAGAAATTTTCAAATGTGTCTACATCACCACCTTGCCGCTGTTCATTTGCGGTTCTTCCTGAAAAACTGAGTTTATCATCTCCAAACACATCGTACCAGTTTATCTCTACTCCACCAGTAACATTGTCGGTTCTCACTCTATCAGTCAATCGCTCTTCTTCTGCAGAAAGACATGAGTCGTCCTCCAGAATTTCATCTCCGGTACTCTTTTGAGCAGTGAGCATCATATCCATATTTGCCTTTTTGGTGGAAGCAAATATCTCATAGTTATTGGTTTTATGCTCTCCAAAGCTCATATTTACATTCATTGTAGGCTCTTTAGTTGGCTTTTTAGTGATGATGTTAATCACCCCGGCAATAGCACTTGCTCCGTAAAGAGCAGACCCGGCACCTTTTACCACCTCGATACGCTCGATATTTGCAGTTGGCACCTGCTGCAAGCCATATACGGATGCCAACCCGGAATATACAGGCTGTCCATCAATCAATATCTGGACATGTCCTGCTTCTAACCCCTGCATCCTACAAACTGTGAAGTTGCAATAGGAACATTGTTGTTCTACCCTTATTCCAGGTGTTCCTTCTAAAGCCTCGTAAAGATTTGTTGCCCCTTTTTCCTTAATCTCCTCACTGGTAATAACCTCAGTGCGGACAGGTACATCTGCTAATACCCTTTCGCCCTTAGTGGCTGTTACCACTACCTTTTCCAGTTCAATAGCCTCTTCTGCTAAAACTGATTGGGGTAGGTAGAACCCCAGAACTGCTGCCAGAATGATTACTGGCATTGTCTTTGTTAACCTTGTTAACATAATACACCTCCATGTTTTGGTAATTGGTTAAATGGTGACTGGTTAAATGGTAATTGGTTAAATGGTAACTGGTTAAATAGTTACTAATTACCAATCACCAGTTACCAATTACCAATTACCAGTTACCAATCACCAGTTACCAATTTTTAGTTGACACCAAACCCCCACTTATGGTATACTATGTGTGGGCCTGGTGTGTTTGTCATACCGGGTTTCGGTTGAAGGCGGTTTCTTCTTTTTTGGTTGCGGAACCGCCTTCTTACCTTTTGGGGGACTTCCCCGTATGAAGCTTCTGCTTCCTAACAATCTTATCACCTC from bacterium includes these protein-coding regions:
- a CDS encoding TonB-dependent receptor — translated: MLTRLTKTMPVIILAAVLGFYLPQSVLAEEAIELEKVVVTATKGERVLADVPVRTEVITSEEIKEKGATNLYEALEGTPGIRVEQQCSYCNFTVCRMQGLEAGHVQILIDGQPVYSGLASVYGLQQVPTANIERIEVVKGAGSALYGASAIAGVINIITKKPTKEPTMNVNMSFGEHKTNNYEIFASTKKANMDMMLTAQKSTGDEILEDDSCLSAEEERLTDRVRTDNVTGGVEINWYDVFGDDKLSFSGRTANEQRQGGDVDTFENFYAESAENIKTTRYEAGIGYRKNLAEDRMVNLNLSYCTHHRNATNDSFVVDYRDTHPDNTSTTTIDESVAPVNEMRPYLADEKLYVLDLNYTWLSGEKHRLLAGVQYSKNELEEEGKYVNLVGPEPATGSTYLSTSKKSADEIGIYLQDEVSLNDTLELVVGARYDKHDSEDDFGGSGDAAPKDRIKLEYDETAFSPRAALMYRPNSHITVRTSLGTGFRVPYGFSEDLHLCSGSPRVYKGAGLKPEKSVSLNFGVDYAAEKYSLSANIFRTNLKDKIGFTDASDKASELGYTYEWKNIGDAYTQGIELGLVTRLAENLDLDCNLAYTDAQYKKEREDWVNAHGGKYASDSKYIPRVPKITAGLKLDYSPQDWDLVLDCNYTGRMYIDYCKDEDVEAAESKIKYTDPFVVVNTKISRSFSDYGLTTFVGAKNLFDEVQDEKHPDDAAFMYAPYTGRMLYAGMEVAF